Proteins from a single region of Chromobacterium sp. ATCC 53434:
- a CDS encoding ABC transporter substrate-binding protein: MNKKIAPLLAALLGAAPQLSHAAPADDTLVYCSEGSPESLNPQITLSGTARNATTTTLYDRLVDFAPGGSRVAPALAESWTVSADQKTYVFKLRRGVKFHKTAFFTPSRDFNADDVLFSFNRQLKADHPFHAVGGGNYQYFQGMGMDKLIASVGKIDDYSVRIVLTRPEAPFLTDLAMPFMSILSAEYGGRLQKAGRPADIDILPVGTGPYAFSSYLKDSTIRYAANPQYWGAKPKIRNLVFAITPDASVRLQKMKKGECQIAVSPSPADLQIIRDNRQLRLSEQDSMNIGYLAMNVEKPPFNNVLVRRAVAYALNKQAYVNAVYLGNAKVAINPYPPTMWSYTDKVQTYGYDPVKARALLAQAGYAKGFSTTLWTLPVSRPYNPNGRKMGEMMQADLAKVGIKVELATFDWATYLDKVKRGEHQMVQLGWSGDNGDPDNFLYTLLSCDSVTRGSNNSRYCQPTFNKLISDARRTDDAKVRSKLYQQALQQLSKDEPIIPIAHSKVYRVLSARVNGFVVNPFDMDYFAPLSYQNR; this comes from the coding sequence ATGAACAAGAAAATCGCTCCCCTGCTGGCGGCGCTGCTCGGCGCCGCGCCGCAACTGTCGCACGCGGCCCCGGCCGACGACACCCTGGTGTATTGCTCCGAGGGCAGCCCCGAATCGCTGAACCCGCAGATCACGCTGTCCGGCACCGCCCGCAACGCCACCACCACCACGCTGTACGACCGCCTGGTGGATTTCGCCCCCGGCGGCTCCCGCGTCGCGCCGGCGCTGGCGGAAAGCTGGACCGTGTCCGCCGATCAGAAAACCTATGTCTTCAAGCTGCGCCGCGGCGTCAAATTCCACAAGACCGCCTTCTTCACGCCCAGCCGCGACTTCAACGCCGACGACGTGCTGTTCTCGTTCAACCGCCAACTGAAGGCCGACCATCCGTTCCACGCGGTCGGCGGCGGCAACTACCAGTACTTCCAGGGCATGGGCATGGACAAGCTGATCGCCTCGGTCGGCAAGATAGACGACTACAGCGTGCGCATCGTGCTGACCCGGCCGGAAGCGCCGTTCCTGACCGATCTGGCCATGCCCTTCATGTCCATCCTGTCCGCCGAATACGGCGGCCGCCTGCAGAAGGCCGGCCGGCCGGCCGACATCGACATCCTGCCGGTCGGCACCGGCCCCTACGCCTTCAGCAGCTATCTGAAGGACAGCACGATACGCTACGCCGCCAATCCGCAGTACTGGGGCGCCAAGCCCAAGATCCGCAATCTGGTGTTCGCGATCACGCCCGACGCCAGCGTGCGACTGCAGAAAATGAAAAAGGGCGAATGCCAGATCGCGGTGTCGCCGTCCCCGGCCGATCTGCAGATCATTCGCGACAACCGGCAACTGCGGCTCAGCGAGCAGGACAGCATGAACATCGGCTACCTGGCGATGAACGTCGAGAAGCCGCCGTTCAACAATGTGCTGGTACGCCGCGCCGTCGCCTACGCGCTGAACAAGCAGGCCTATGTCAACGCGGTCTACCTGGGCAACGCCAAGGTCGCGATCAACCCGTACCCGCCGACCATGTGGTCCTACACCGACAAGGTGCAGACCTATGGCTACGACCCGGTCAAGGCGCGCGCGCTGCTGGCCCAGGCCGGCTACGCCAAGGGCTTCAGCACCACCTTGTGGACGCTGCCGGTCAGCCGCCCCTACAACCCCAACGGCCGCAAGATGGGGGAAATGATGCAGGCCGATCTGGCCAAGGTGGGCATCAAGGTCGAGCTGGCGACGTTCGACTGGGCCACCTATCTGGACAAGGTCAAGCGCGGCGAGCACCAGATGGTGCAGCTGGGCTGGTCCGGCGACAACGGCGATCCGGACAACTTCCTGTACACGCTGCTCAGCTGCGACTCCGTCACCCGGGGCTCCAACAACTCTCGCTACTGCCAGCCGACGTTCAACAAGCTGATCAGCGACGCCCGCCGCACCGACGACGCCAAGGTCCGCAGCAAGCTCTACCAGCAGGCGCTGCAGCAGCTGAGCAAGGACGAGCCCATCATCCCGATCGCGCACTCCAAGGTCTACCGCGTGCTGAGCGCGCGCGTGAACGGCTTCGTCGTGAATCCGTTCGACATGGACTACTTCGCGCCCCTGTCGTATCAGAACCGCTGA
- a CDS encoding 2OG-Fe(II) oxygenase — protein MANWIRNELCALTEENLNLLMDFKIPGIIVENFIPVETCERVAQRLRETAFDNYDHLKDIPVHHIGLCHNQWAHSEKPIYFDKKDQAQQVIDEIYDSLNIDPVAMVIDALAQTGRPVGLFEEPGFGQYFAGAFRSFRGHGRLHADHAPSHIKQPWSVTEISRQMTWNIYYSMLNTGGELVIYDTIHTAANDHMKVPGEYYFPYEVLEREDHLRIRPKVGDLILFNTQNFHEILGNTDGHRISQTSFIGLKQDGSLGLWS, from the coding sequence ATGGCTAACTGGATTCGCAACGAACTGTGCGCACTGACCGAAGAAAACCTGAACCTGCTGATGGATTTCAAGATCCCCGGCATCATCGTCGAAAACTTCATCCCGGTCGAAACCTGTGAGCGGGTGGCGCAGCGGCTGCGCGAGACGGCCTTCGACAACTACGACCACCTGAAGGACATCCCGGTCCATCACATCGGCCTGTGCCACAACCAATGGGCCCATTCGGAGAAGCCGATCTACTTCGACAAGAAGGATCAGGCCCAGCAAGTGATAGACGAGATCTACGACAGCCTGAACATCGATCCGGTGGCGATGGTCATCGACGCGCTTGCCCAGACCGGCCGCCCGGTCGGCCTGTTCGAGGAGCCCGGCTTCGGCCAGTACTTCGCCGGCGCCTTCCGCAGCTTCCGCGGCCACGGCCGCCTGCACGCCGACCACGCGCCCAGCCACATCAAGCAGCCGTGGTCCGTCACCGAGATCAGCCGCCAGATGACCTGGAACATCTACTACAGCATGCTGAACACCGGCGGCGAACTGGTGATCTACGACACCATCCACACCGCCGCCAACGACCACATGAAGGTGCCGGGCGAGTACTACTTCCCCTACGAGGTGCTGGAGCGCGAGGACCACCTGCGCATCCGTCCGAAAGTGGGCGACCTGATCCTGTTCAACACGCAGAACTTCCACGAGATCCTGGGCAATACCGACGGCCACCGCATCTCCCAGACCTCCTTCATCGGCCTGAAACAGGACGGCAGCCTGGGCCTCTGGTCCTAA
- a CDS encoding MFS transporter, producing MIQLNRGRLNLLLSTSAFTISSAGSVLLHIVLAVTVYAKTQSGLMTSIFISLQWLPALLVVLYRSDWDHGMNPRTRWYLLDMVSAVMTLPVLLFVSQGEYLAVAGLLLVRGLVDHVNRINKTVASRVLFPKAKATHYASFLQSSYHVGIGLAAVLGVFVANKIDIRLVVALDAVTFVVSALLVFLTRSIEELGDTGSPQRRTLAVRVKEYRDALNGDRRLFICALLPPLTATFFQGTYSTLQPIFPIQKLGLGSGAVSASYILASVAIIAGSSSFSFFCKKYRLFERPFGQTQLLTAGLSLVAAGLYVATVCVRQPLASAALFTLMIVVFEFVWMMGFSGIVAFAPKGQLGSVFGISFAVGCLCASVLSTAVGMLLDHLGHDYLLMIGTLMTAYLLIISLAVASYKSPVPAFSSN from the coding sequence ATGATCCAGCTCAACAGGGGCAGGCTTAACCTACTGCTAAGCACGTCCGCCTTCACCATTTCGTCGGCCGGCTCCGTGCTGCTGCACATCGTGCTCGCCGTCACCGTCTACGCCAAGACGCAATCGGGGCTGATGACGTCGATCTTCATCTCGCTGCAATGGCTGCCGGCCTTGCTGGTGGTGCTGTACCGCAGCGACTGGGACCACGGCATGAACCCGCGGACGCGATGGTATCTGCTCGACATGGTGTCGGCCGTGATGACCCTGCCGGTCCTGCTCTTCGTCTCGCAGGGCGAGTATCTGGCGGTAGCGGGCCTGCTGCTGGTTCGCGGGCTGGTCGACCACGTCAACCGGATCAACAAGACCGTCGCCAGCCGCGTGCTGTTTCCGAAGGCGAAGGCGACCCACTACGCGTCCTTCCTGCAATCGAGCTATCACGTCGGGATCGGGCTGGCCGCGGTGCTCGGCGTCTTCGTCGCCAACAAGATCGACATCCGCCTGGTGGTGGCGCTGGACGCCGTCACCTTCGTGGTATCGGCGCTGCTGGTCTTCCTGACCCGCAGCATAGAAGAGCTCGGCGACACCGGCAGCCCGCAGCGGCGCACGCTCGCCGTCCGCGTCAAGGAATACCGCGACGCGCTGAACGGCGACCGCCGCCTGTTCATCTGCGCCCTGCTGCCGCCGCTGACCGCGACCTTCTTCCAGGGGACCTACAGCACCCTGCAGCCGATCTTCCCGATCCAGAAGCTGGGTCTGGGCTCCGGCGCGGTGTCGGCGTCCTACATCCTGGCCAGCGTCGCCATCATCGCCGGCTCGTCGTCGTTCTCGTTCTTCTGCAAGAAATACCGGTTGTTCGAGCGCCCCTTCGGCCAGACCCAGCTGTTGACCGCCGGCCTGTCGCTGGTAGCGGCGGGGCTGTACGTCGCCACCGTCTGCGTGCGGCAGCCGCTGGCCAGCGCCGCGCTCTTCACCCTGATGATCGTCGTGTTCGAGTTCGTCTGGATGATGGGTTTCAGCGGCATCGTGGCCTTCGCGCCCAAGGGACAGCTGGGCTCGGTGTTCGGCATCTCCTTCGCCGTCGGCTGCCTGTGCGCCAGCGTGCTGTCGACCGCGGTCGGCATGCTGCTCGACCACCTGGGCCACGACTACCTGCTGATGATAGGGACGCTGATGACCGCCTACCTGCTGATCATCAGCCTGGCCGTCGCCAGCTACAAATCGCCGGTTCCGGCATTTTCATCGAATTGA
- a CDS encoding ATP-grasp domain-containing protein: MKTVVFIETNFSGLDALLYCKTRGYRAVLVTDSFDRFRKWFPASCLYKLDLADQIVSVKDSNDLDEVLAALKQQVGVVDALLTFAEIRTQVAARLCRALGLRGSNPEAVAITQDKFQFRQTLLEKGADTVKCERLDRIEDLPARQDKLNFPCFLKPLQGHSSIGAVICRDRADIGRIVEELAGIREDWISPDFVAEDYLDGHLVSVEILTTAAGQHQVVGVADRDVIKDSIEIGASFPWHDTDRDAVAAMACAALDAIGYDFGASHVEIIVTDSGPHLVEVNTRVGGSGHSIMLDLSTARSIVGDYVDLCLGTLEERQPLYRFKQGAAWKCFVSPQAGVIRSMPSTEEIKLRAGVQEVWLHHEVGDELQELNSNYSWIVQVMCTGKDQQEAKLNAARAIDFVAAQTVIG; this comes from the coding sequence ATGAAGACAGTCGTATTCATCGAAACCAATTTCAGCGGCCTGGACGCGCTCCTCTACTGCAAGACCAGAGGCTACCGCGCCGTGCTCGTGACCGACAGCTTCGATCGCTTCCGTAAATGGTTCCCGGCCTCCTGCCTGTACAAGCTGGACCTGGCGGACCAGATCGTCTCCGTCAAGGACTCCAATGATTTGGACGAGGTGCTGGCGGCGCTGAAACAGCAGGTGGGCGTCGTGGACGCCTTGCTGACCTTCGCCGAGATCCGCACCCAGGTCGCCGCCCGCCTGTGCCGCGCGCTCGGCCTGCGCGGCAGCAATCCCGAGGCGGTCGCCATCACCCAGGACAAGTTCCAGTTCCGCCAGACCCTGCTGGAAAAGGGCGCCGACACCGTGAAGTGCGAGCGCCTGGACCGCATCGAGGACTTGCCGGCGCGACAGGACAAGCTGAACTTCCCCTGCTTCCTCAAGCCGCTGCAGGGGCACTCCAGCATCGGCGCCGTCATCTGCCGCGACCGCGCCGACATCGGCCGCATCGTCGAGGAGCTGGCCGGCATCCGGGAAGACTGGATCTCGCCGGACTTCGTCGCCGAGGACTATCTGGACGGCCATCTGGTCAGCGTGGAAATCCTGACCACCGCCGCCGGCCAGCACCAGGTGGTCGGCGTCGCCGACCGCGACGTGATCAAGGACAGCATCGAGATCGGCGCCTCCTTCCCCTGGCACGACACCGACCGCGACGCCGTCGCGGCGATGGCCTGCGCGGCGCTGGACGCCATCGGCTACGACTTCGGCGCCTCCCACGTCGAAATCATCGTGACCGACAGCGGCCCGCACCTGGTCGAGGTCAATACCCGCGTCGGCGGCAGCGGCCATTCCATCATGCTGGACCTGTCCACCGCGCGCTCCATCGTCGGCGACTATGTCGACCTCTGCCTGGGCACGCTGGAAGAGCGTCAGCCGCTGTACCGCTTCAAGCAGGGCGCGGCGTGGAAATGCTTCGTCAGCCCGCAGGCCGGCGTCATCCGCAGCATGCCGTCGACGGAGGAGATCAAGCTTCGCGCCGGCGTGCAGGAAGTCTGGCTGCACCACGAGGTCGGCGACGAGCTGCAGGAGCTGAACTCCAACTACAGCTGGATCGTGCAAGTCATGTGCACCGGCAAGGATCAGCAGGAAGCCAAGCTGAACGCCGCCCGCGCCATCGACTTCGTCGCAGCGCAGACCGTGATCGGATAA
- a CDS encoding iron-containing redox enzyme family protein, with amino-acid sequence MTQQAITIEKKAVNAPRYLIPEAEYDYDHPEVVFWTNHFMAEANKRNVFANIKATLKSKRSLISADTMATAWYDFTCYVPTFITKAVAQTDDPERQHHLIQIAYDELGGRDKNYIHSKLFLDAINEVGVQVIPNASGSSIKEILQVLDRTLVNTTSQYGIVGLLMSFEIIAEENIEVLFENLCHDERCADILSATPFFKIHRADETEHIRHSVANFLRFCTTETQRQEFQQSFDEGIDFWHRFWDQCSRLINLEADLRACA; translated from the coding sequence ATGACTCAACAAGCCATCACCATCGAGAAAAAAGCCGTCAATGCCCCGCGCTATCTGATTCCGGAAGCGGAATACGATTACGATCATCCGGAAGTGGTATTCTGGACCAATCACTTCATGGCCGAAGCCAACAAGCGCAATGTATTCGCCAATATCAAGGCCACGCTGAAAAGCAAGCGCTCGCTGATCTCCGCCGACACCATGGCCACCGCCTGGTACGACTTCACCTGTTACGTTCCGACCTTCATCACCAAGGCCGTCGCGCAGACCGACGATCCGGAACGCCAGCACCACCTGATCCAGATCGCCTACGACGAGCTGGGCGGCCGCGACAAGAACTACATCCACTCCAAGCTGTTCCTGGACGCGATCAACGAAGTCGGCGTGCAGGTCATCCCCAACGCCTCCGGCTCCTCGATCAAGGAAATCCTCCAGGTGCTGGACCGCACGCTGGTCAACACCACCAGCCAGTACGGCATCGTCGGCCTGTTGATGAGCTTCGAAATCATCGCCGAGGAAAACATCGAGGTGCTGTTCGAGAACCTGTGCCACGACGAGCGCTGCGCCGACATCCTGTCCGCCACGCCGTTCTTCAAGATCCACCGCGCGGACGAGACCGAGCACATCCGCCACTCGGTCGCCAACTTCCTGCGCTTCTGCACCACCGAGACCCAACGCCAGGAATTCCAGCAGTCCTTCGACGAAGGCATCGACTTCTGGCACCGCTTCTGGGATCAGTGCTCGCGCCTGATCAACCTGGAAGCCGACCTGCGCGCCTGCGCCTAA
- a CDS encoding DUF2000 domain-containing protein encodes MLFRVNNSHAKKGQKEMQDKKCVLIVDGSLPLGVIANTAAVLGASIGKLRPEMIGHDLPDSAGHLHQGITTIGIPILKGDGELLKSMRAKLKEFEPELLVIDVISATRTTRSYEEYAAVLKQGPEEQIEYFGLALFGDKKTVTQLTGDLGLLR; translated from the coding sequence ATGCTTTTCCGTGTAAATAACAGCCATGCCAAGAAGGGACAGAAAGAAATGCAAGACAAAAAGTGCGTACTGATTGTTGATGGCAGCCTTCCGCTGGGCGTCATCGCCAATACGGCGGCGGTACTCGGCGCCAGCATCGGAAAACTGCGCCCGGAAATGATAGGCCATGATTTGCCGGACAGCGCCGGGCATCTGCATCAAGGCATTACCACCATCGGAATTCCGATATTGAAAGGCGACGGCGAACTGTTGAAAAGCATGCGCGCCAAGCTGAAAGAGTTCGAACCAGAACTATTGGTGATCGACGTCATCAGCGCCACCCGCACCACCCGCTCTTATGAAGAATACGCCGCGGTCCTGAAACAGGGCCCCGAAGAGCAAATCGAATATTTCGGACTCGCGCTGTTTGGCGATAAGAAGACCGTAACGCAACTGACCGGCGACCTTGGTTTATTGCGTTGA
- a CDS encoding DHA2 family efflux MFS transporter permease subunit: MSSANPVGGGVQQPLTGNMLWLAALVLAAANFMVVLDTTIANVSVPNIAGGLAVSSSQGTYVITSYAVAEAIIVPLTGWLAARLGTVRLFVGAMLLFGLFSMLCGLAGSLETLVLFRVLQGLAGGPLMPMSQTLLLQIFPKEKAGAAIGLWSMTTLVAPIMGPILGGTLCDQVSWPWIFYINVPIALGCGFVGWRLLKRYQSQTARLRIDVVGLALLMVWVASLQLLLDKGKELDWFGSPVIVGLAIAAVVGFAAFLIWELTEAQPIVNLRVFRHRGFWASVLTISLAFGSFFGATVLTPQWLQAYMGYTATQAGYATAMSGILAVMVAPIAARLSTRLDPRRLVFCGVMWLGCVTLYRSFSTTDMGFWQVALPLLFQGLGMPFFFVPLTGLALSSVEPAEVASAAGLMSFMRTLSGAFATSLVTTAWDDKANYNHAELVGMVDGGGDALRALQGGGLSDATAWGVIEQTLQAQSIMLSTNQIFWLAGLSFIVAACAIWLAPKPGRVADTSQAH; this comes from the coding sequence ATGTCTAGCGCGAATCCCGTCGGCGGCGGCGTCCAGCAGCCGCTGACCGGCAATATGCTGTGGCTGGCGGCGCTGGTGCTGGCCGCCGCCAACTTCATGGTGGTGCTGGACACCACCATCGCCAACGTCTCGGTGCCCAATATCGCCGGCGGCCTGGCGGTGTCGTCCAGCCAGGGCACCTATGTCATCACCTCCTACGCGGTGGCCGAGGCCATCATCGTGCCGCTGACCGGCTGGCTGGCGGCGCGCCTGGGCACCGTGCGGCTGTTCGTCGGCGCCATGCTGCTGTTCGGCCTGTTCTCGATGCTGTGCGGCCTGGCCGGTTCGCTGGAGACGCTGGTGCTGTTCCGCGTGCTGCAGGGCCTGGCCGGCGGCCCGCTGATGCCGATGTCGCAGACGCTGCTGCTGCAGATCTTCCCCAAGGAAAAGGCCGGCGCGGCGATAGGCTTGTGGAGCATGACCACGCTGGTGGCGCCCATCATGGGCCCGATACTGGGCGGCACGCTGTGCGATCAGGTCAGCTGGCCGTGGATCTTCTACATCAATGTGCCAATCGCGCTGGGCTGCGGCTTCGTCGGCTGGAGGCTGCTGAAGCGCTACCAGAGCCAGACGGCCAGGCTGCGCATAGACGTCGTCGGACTGGCGCTGCTGATGGTGTGGGTGGCCTCGCTGCAACTGCTGCTGGACAAGGGCAAGGAACTGGACTGGTTCGGCTCGCCCGTCATCGTCGGACTGGCCATCGCCGCCGTCGTCGGCTTCGCCGCCTTTCTGATCTGGGAGCTGACCGAGGCCCAGCCCATCGTCAACCTCAGGGTGTTCCGCCACCGCGGCTTCTGGGCCAGCGTGCTGACCATCTCGCTGGCGTTCGGATCGTTCTTCGGCGCCACGGTGCTGACGCCGCAATGGCTGCAGGCCTATATGGGCTACACCGCCACCCAGGCCGGCTACGCGACGGCGATGAGCGGCATCCTGGCGGTGATGGTGGCGCCGATCGCCGCCAGGCTGTCGACCCGGCTGGACCCGCGCCGTCTGGTGTTCTGCGGCGTGATGTGGCTGGGCTGCGTCACCTTGTACCGCAGCTTCTCCACCACCGACATGGGCTTCTGGCAGGTGGCGCTGCCGCTGCTGTTCCAGGGCCTGGGCATGCCCTTCTTCTTCGTGCCGCTGACCGGGCTGGCGCTGTCCAGCGTGGAGCCGGCCGAAGTGGCCTCGGCCGCCGGCCTGATGAGCTTCATGCGCACGCTGTCCGGCGCCTTCGCCACCTCGCTGGTCACCACCGCCTGGGACGACAAGGCCAACTACAACCACGCCGAACTGGTCGGCATGGTGGACGGCGGCGGCGACGCGCTGCGCGCGCTGCAAGGCGGCGGCCTGTCCGACGCCACCGCCTGGGGCGTGATCGAACAGACGCTGCAGGCGCAGAGCATCATGCTGTCGACCAACCAGATCTTCTGGCTGGCCGGACTGTCCTTCATCGTCGCCGCCTGCGCGATCTGGCTGGCGCCCAAGCCCGGCCGCGTCGCCGACACCAGCCAGGCCCACTGA
- a CDS encoding HlyD family secretion protein gives MSENAQALPASAAPAAPAAAGRPLQRKKLFTLLFGVVATAAVAYGGYWTLVGSRHVSTDNAYVAAEIAQVTPEVAGTVKAVQVVDTQPVKAGDVLVVLNDSDARLALAQAEADLARAERRVKGYFANDEGLSAQAQARSADEARSTAQLASARADLERAKLDLQRRQALAKSGSVSGEELSNAQNAYATAQASLKAAEAASRQSEANYRAAVGSLKANQTLTADTTVADNPEVALARAKRDQARLDLSRTVIRAQIDGVVAKRQAQVGQRVQSGTPLMSVVPLQNAHVDANFKEVQLNKVRVGQPVELTADLYGGKVVYHGKVAGLSGGSGAAFAMIPAQNATGNWIKVVQRLPVRVALDPAELKAHPLQVGLSMEATIDVSE, from the coding sequence ATGAGCGAAAACGCACAAGCGCTGCCGGCCTCCGCCGCCCCCGCAGCCCCCGCCGCAGCGGGCCGTCCGCTGCAACGCAAGAAACTGTTCACCCTGCTGTTCGGCGTCGTCGCCACGGCGGCCGTCGCCTACGGCGGCTACTGGACACTGGTCGGCTCCCGCCATGTCAGTACCGACAATGCCTATGTCGCCGCCGAAATCGCCCAGGTCACGCCCGAGGTGGCCGGCACCGTCAAGGCGGTGCAGGTCGTCGACACCCAGCCGGTCAAGGCCGGCGACGTGCTGGTGGTGCTGAACGACAGCGACGCCCGCCTCGCGCTGGCCCAGGCCGAAGCCGACCTCGCCCGCGCCGAGCGCCGGGTGAAGGGTTACTTCGCCAACGACGAGGGCCTGTCGGCCCAGGCCCAGGCGCGCAGCGCCGACGAGGCCCGCTCGACGGCCCAGCTGGCGTCGGCCCGCGCCGACCTCGAACGCGCCAAGCTCGACCTGCAGCGCCGCCAGGCGCTGGCGAAAAGCGGCTCGGTGTCCGGCGAGGAATTGAGCAACGCGCAGAACGCCTACGCCACCGCGCAGGCCAGCCTGAAGGCCGCCGAGGCCGCCAGCCGCCAGAGCGAGGCCAACTACCGCGCCGCCGTCGGCAGCCTGAAGGCCAACCAGACGCTGACCGCCGACACCACGGTGGCCGACAATCCGGAAGTGGCGCTGGCGCGCGCCAAGCGCGACCAGGCCAGGCTGGACCTCTCCCGCACGGTGATCCGCGCCCAGATCGACGGCGTGGTGGCCAAGCGCCAGGCCCAGGTCGGCCAGCGCGTGCAGTCCGGCACGCCGCTGATGTCGGTGGTGCCGCTGCAGAACGCCCACGTCGACGCCAACTTCAAGGAAGTGCAACTGAACAAGGTCCGCGTCGGCCAGCCGGTGGAACTGACCGCCGACCTGTACGGCGGCAAGGTGGTCTACCACGGCAAGGTCGCCGGCCTGTCCGGCGGCTCCGGCGCCGCCTTCGCGATGATTCCGGCGCAGAACGCCACCGGCAACTGGATCAAGGTGGTGCAGCGGCTGCCGGTGCGCGTCGCGCTGGACCCGGCCGAATTGAAGGCCCATCCGTTGCAGGTGGGCCTGTCGATGGAAGCCACGATAGACGTCAGCGAGTGA
- a CDS encoding efflux transporter outer membrane subunit, translating into MRTVYFRWRPLPAAGLAASLALLGGCAALPDMGPAPQIKPLQQYQNTQSLPVAGDQWTDDQWWLKYRDPQLNRLMDEALSQAPDLAAARARVERAEGLAEQAGAARLPGLDLNASLSRNKQSYNNGMPVPSGFANSARATLDFSYELDFWGKNRASVAAATSELTAARADAAQARLLLTASLAAGYAELAKGFAERDAAAQALDVRVHTATLMRERQSQGMETLGSVRQAESREAAARADLAAADESIALQRHSLAALIGAGPDRGLAIARPAADLFREQKLPATLAAELLGRRPDLAAARLRAEAAARRIGVAEAQFYPNVSLTAFVGAQSLGLGLFDKAGSGIAGVGPAINLPIFRGGQLRGQYRSARGDYDAAVASYDATLGQALREVADAVTSQAALTPQLEQRQAALDAAGEAYRVSRDRYQGGLANYLDVLTAEDGVIASRRALADLQTRRFSLDVALIKALGGGYRQAEAAR; encoded by the coding sequence ATGAGAACCGTATATTTCCGCTGGCGGCCGCTGCCTGCCGCCGGCCTGGCAGCGTCGCTGGCGCTGCTGGGCGGCTGCGCCGCGCTGCCCGACATGGGCCCGGCGCCGCAGATCAAACCGCTGCAACAATACCAGAATACGCAGAGCCTGCCCGTTGCCGGCGATCAATGGACCGACGACCAGTGGTGGCTGAAGTACCGGGACCCGCAGCTGAACCGGCTGATGGACGAGGCGCTGAGCCAGGCGCCCGACCTCGCCGCCGCCCGCGCCCGCGTCGAACGCGCCGAGGGTCTGGCCGAACAGGCCGGCGCCGCGCGGCTGCCCGGCTTGGACCTGAACGCCTCTCTGAGCCGCAACAAGCAGAGCTACAACAACGGCATGCCGGTGCCGTCCGGCTTCGCCAACAGCGCCCGCGCCACGCTGGACTTCAGCTACGAGCTGGACTTCTGGGGCAAGAACCGCGCGTCGGTCGCCGCCGCGACCTCGGAATTGACCGCCGCCCGCGCCGATGCGGCCCAGGCCAGGCTGCTGTTGACCGCCTCGCTGGCCGCCGGCTACGCCGAGCTGGCGAAGGGCTTCGCCGAACGCGACGCCGCCGCCCAGGCGCTGGACGTGCGCGTCCATACCGCGACGCTGATGCGCGAACGCCAGAGCCAGGGCATGGAGACGCTGGGCAGCGTGCGCCAGGCCGAATCGCGCGAGGCCGCCGCCCGCGCCGACCTGGCCGCCGCCGACGAGAGCATCGCGCTGCAACGCCACAGCCTGGCGGCGCTGATCGGCGCCGGACCGGACCGCGGCCTGGCCATCGCCCGCCCGGCCGCCGACCTGTTTCGCGAACAAAAGCTACCGGCGACGCTGGCGGCCGAGCTGTTGGGCCGCCGACCGGATCTGGCGGCCGCGCGGCTACGCGCCGAGGCCGCGGCCCGCCGCATCGGCGTCGCCGAGGCCCAGTTCTACCCCAACGTCAGCCTCACCGCCTTCGTCGGCGCCCAGTCGCTGGGGCTGGGCCTGTTCGACAAGGCCGGTTCCGGCATAGCCGGCGTCGGTCCGGCGATCAATCTGCCCATCTTCCGCGGCGGCCAGCTGCGAGGCCAGTACCGCTCGGCGCGCGGCGACTACGACGCCGCCGTCGCCAGCTACGACGCCACGCTGGGCCAGGCCTTGCGCGAAGTGGCCGACGCCGTCACCAGCCAGGCCGCGCTGACGCCGCAGCTGGAACAGCGCCAGGCGGCGCTCGACGCCGCCGGCGAAGCCTACCGCGTCAGCCGGGACCGCTATCAGGGCGGGCTGGCCAACTATCTGGACGTGCTGACGGCCGAGGACGGCGTGATCGCCAGCCGCCGCGCCCTGGCCGATCTGCAAACCCGCCGCTTCTCGCTGGACGTCGCGCTGATCAAGGCGCTGGGCGGCGGCTACCGACAAGCCGAAGCCGCCCGCTGA